Proteins encoded by one window of Gemmatimonas aurantiaca:
- a CDS encoding IS3 family transposase → MTTPERRSVVAQMTARHDVSERRVCRVLGFERSVMRYRPTRPATDVPLRARLCALAAQYPRWGVPRLHWRLVREGLRVNYQRVERLYRLEGLAVRPRARKRLAVPRVPRPSVLAPNETWGIDFVSDTLVGGRRDVPPVADPLPLLVVR, encoded by the coding sequence ATGACCACGCCAGAGCGCCGGAGCGTGGTCGCGCAGATGACGGCGCGGCATGACGTGAGCGAGCGGCGCGTGTGTCGCGTGCTCGGCTTCGAGCGGAGCGTGATGCGCTACCGGCCGACGCGCCCAGCGACCGACGTGCCGCTGCGCGCGCGGTTGTGTGCACTCGCCGCGCAGTATCCGCGGTGGGGCGTGCCACGATTGCATTGGCGACTGGTCCGCGAGGGGCTGCGTGTGAATTACCAGCGCGTCGAGCGGCTGTATCGCCTCGAAGGGCTGGCGGTGCGCCCCCGAGCGCGCAAACGCCTCGCGGTCCCCCGTGTGCCGCGCCCGTCGGTGCTCGCGCCGAACGAGACGTGGGGGATCGACTTCGTGAGTGACACGCTCGTCGGTGGTCGCCGTGACGTGCCCCCAGTTGCTGATCCATTGCCGCTGTTAGTCGTTCGTTGA
- a CDS encoding transposase yields MKASRFTTEQIIGILQEHAAGARVAELMRRHGISRPTLYAWKKKYGDLQLSEAKRLRALEDEDARLKRLVAQQALNLQILKDVLGKGR; encoded by the coding sequence ATGAAGGCCTCACGGTTCACGACGGAACAGATCATCGGGATCTTGCAGGAGCACGCCGCCGGGGCGCGCGTGGCGGAGTTGATGCGTCGCCACGGCATCTCGCGGCCGACGCTGTACGCCTGGAAGAAGAAGTACGGTGACCTGCAACTGAGTGAAGCGAAGCGGCTGCGCGCGCTCGAGGATGAGGATGCGCGTTTGAAACGGCTCGTCGCGCAGCAAGCGCTCAATCTGCAGATCCTGAAGGACGTCCTGGGAAAAGGGCGATGA
- a CDS encoding PIN domain-containing protein: MLIDTNIVIDLLLDRAPWGQEAALLFDALYRGRCMGFVAAHAVGTVHYIVERERNRRVASASVADLLGLVDVVPLDTNDFQRALTLAMKDYEDALQAVAAFKIEAHCVVTRNQRDFKGAGLRTLTAREVLAALAV; encoded by the coding sequence GTGCTGATCGATACCAACATTGTGATCGATCTTCTGCTCGATAGAGCGCCGTGGGGGCAGGAAGCTGCGCTGCTCTTCGATGCCCTGTATCGTGGTCGCTGTATGGGGTTCGTGGCAGCGCATGCCGTCGGTACTGTGCACTACATCGTGGAACGGGAGCGCAATCGGCGTGTCGCATCGGCGAGCGTCGCCGATCTGCTCGGACTTGTCGATGTCGTGCCCTTGGATACCAACGACTTTCAGCGGGCACTGACGTTGGCAATGAAAGATTACGAAGACGCGTTGCAGGCAGTCGCTGCCTTCAAGATCGAGGCGCATTGTGTTGTGACCCGCAACCAGCGCGATTTCAAGGGGGCAGGCCTGCGCACACTGACAGCCCGCGAGGTGCTGGCCGCCCTTGCGGTATAG
- a CDS encoding DUF6364 family protein has translation MVRETVVSPVSSPGASKRPTNLTLSPEALANAERAAAERGTSISQLVDDLLTALPVFGDSHELDRLAPSVRRLLGVARGAGEGAEDRREFLYRKYGAHR, from the coding sequence ATGGTGCGCGAAACCGTTGTCTCGCCGGTTTCATCGCCTGGTGCATCCAAACGGCCCACCAATCTCACGCTTTCCCCTGAAGCGCTGGCAAATGCAGAGCGCGCGGCCGCCGAGCGTGGCACCAGTATTTCGCAACTGGTTGACGATCTGCTGACGGCGCTGCCGGTCTTCGGGGATTCCCACGAACTCGACAGGCTGGCGCCTTCCGTTCGTCGGCTGCTTGGTGTGGCGCGGGGAGCTGGTGAGGGGGCAGAAGATCGCCGCGAGTTTCTGTATCGGAAATACGGAGCGCACCGGTAG
- a CDS encoding S41 family peptidase, which translates to MAAATFFVGLLSLGAWWAGRQLTAAEQPSREPLGGARLFDQVAAMISQRYVDSLGADELYDKAVAGMLRELGDPYTTYLAEDRLRRLNEQISGTYAGIGLQIDIRDGWPVVLEPINGGPSERAGILAGDRIVQIGKESTRGWTRDEVSRVVRGPQGTAVNFLVERGDQHIPFSIVRDKVHLRAVQRVALLPNGVGYVDVNVFSAQTADELRMAVDSVVHLGARALVMDLRGNPGGLLEQGVAVAELFLDRGQSIVQLRGRPGSASQTYTDSMPQRWPTLPLAVLLDRSSASASEIVAGALQDHDRAIVVGMTSFGKGSAQNVYPLSSGGALRLTIARWYTPLGRGINRAPSVDADGEPELDTGLVSLPDTIKPRYRTDAGRTVFGGGGITPDVIVGDTVLPLPVQALARAMGKNLGAYRDALARQAQLERRTIKSPGDPVTIEMLNSVYAELERRKVAPPRAVFDAATPWVSRSLGYEMTRVAFGSEAEFLRRTQDDAALQRAASILQAARTPRDVFGNLEKPTVTVPVRP; encoded by the coding sequence GTGGCTGCCGCGACGTTTTTTGTCGGGTTGCTCTCGCTTGGCGCATGGTGGGCCGGGCGACAGCTCACCGCCGCCGAACAGCCGTCACGCGAGCCTCTGGGCGGAGCGCGCCTGTTCGATCAGGTCGCGGCGATGATCTCGCAGCGCTACGTGGACTCTCTCGGTGCCGATGAGCTGTATGACAAGGCCGTGGCAGGCATGCTGCGTGAACTCGGTGATCCGTACACGACGTACCTGGCCGAGGATCGCCTGCGGCGTCTGAACGAGCAGATCAGCGGCACGTACGCGGGGATCGGCTTGCAGATCGACATCCGTGATGGTTGGCCGGTGGTGCTCGAACCCATCAACGGCGGGCCCTCGGAACGGGCGGGCATTCTGGCCGGCGACCGTATCGTGCAGATCGGAAAGGAGTCGACGCGTGGCTGGACCCGTGATGAAGTCTCGCGGGTGGTGCGCGGACCCCAGGGCACGGCGGTGAATTTTCTCGTCGAGCGCGGTGATCAGCACATCCCGTTTTCGATCGTGCGCGACAAGGTGCATCTGCGCGCCGTGCAGCGCGTGGCGCTGCTGCCGAACGGTGTGGGGTATGTCGATGTGAACGTGTTCAGCGCGCAGACCGCCGACGAACTGCGGATGGCCGTGGATTCGGTCGTGCATCTCGGTGCCCGTGCGCTGGTGATGGATCTGCGGGGCAATCCCGGCGGTCTGCTCGAACAGGGTGTGGCGGTGGCCGAGTTGTTCCTTGATCGTGGACAGAGCATCGTGCAATTGCGCGGGCGTCCGGGCTCGGCGAGTCAGACGTACACCGATTCGATGCCGCAGCGCTGGCCCACGCTGCCGCTGGCGGTGCTGCTCGACCGATCGAGTGCGAGCGCCTCGGAGATCGTGGCCGGTGCGCTGCAGGATCACGACCGCGCCATCGTGGTGGGCATGACGAGCTTCGGCAAGGGCAGTGCACAGAACGTGTATCCGCTGTCATCGGGCGGGGCGTTGCGTCTCACCATTGCGCGCTGGTACACGCCACTCGGGCGCGGCATCAATCGCGCGCCGTCGGTGGACGCCGACGGCGAGCCCGAACTGGATACCGGCCTGGTGTCGCTGCCGGACACGATCAAGCCGCGGTACCGCACCGATGCCGGCCGCACGGTGTTCGGTGGTGGTGGCATCACGCCCGATGTGATCGTCGGCGACACCGTGTTGCCGCTGCCGGTACAGGCGCTGGCCCGGGCCATGGGCAAGAACCTCGGCGCCTATCGGGATGCGCTGGCCCGCCAGGCACAGTTGGAGCGTCGCACTATCAAGTCCCCAGGCGATCCGGTCACGATCGAGATGCTCAATTCGGTCTATGCCGAACTCGAACGGCGCAAGGTGGCGCCGCCGCGCGCGGTGTTCGATGCGGCGACGCCGTGGGTGTCACGCTCGCTGGGATACGAGATGACCCGTGTGGCCTTCGGCAGTGAAGCGGAATTTCTGCGCCGCACGCAGGACGACGCCGCGCTGCAGCGGGCAGCGAGCATTCTGCAGGCGGCGCGTACTCCACGCGATGTGTTCGGCAACCTGGAGAAGCCGACGGTCACGGTGCCGGTACGACCGTGA
- the tmk gene encoding dTMP kinase, whose protein sequence is MRAVDPETEQDGAVESVRGLFVVLEGGEGVGKTTQWNRLASTLRAVGHDVMAVREPGGTSAGDAIRALLLDPTSSLMPTTEALLFAASRAQLVHEVVEPALARGAVVLVDRFLLSTYAYQGAGRGLPLDALRSVNALATGDRAPDLTLLLNVPLEMAMHRMQARGPVDRMEQEDAPFHERVRDAFEAALSPAWQEAHPEIGPVVSVPAHGDIDAVTVRCLEALVQRWPARFAAAATALLHSR, encoded by the coding sequence ATGAGAGCGGTGGATCCGGAGACGGAGCAGGACGGCGCCGTGGAGTCGGTGCGGGGACTCTTCGTGGTGCTCGAGGGTGGTGAGGGTGTGGGAAAGACGACACAGTGGAATCGTCTCGCGTCCACGCTGCGCGCGGTGGGCCACGATGTGATGGCCGTGCGGGAGCCGGGTGGGACGTCGGCTGGCGATGCCATCCGGGCGCTGCTGCTCGATCCCACGTCGTCGCTGATGCCCACCACGGAGGCGCTGCTCTTTGCCGCATCGCGCGCGCAGCTGGTGCACGAGGTGGTGGAGCCGGCACTCGCGCGTGGTGCCGTAGTGCTGGTCGATCGGTTTCTGCTGTCCACGTATGCCTACCAGGGTGCGGGACGCGGATTGCCGCTGGATGCGTTGCGCAGTGTGAATGCGCTGGCCACCGGAGACCGGGCGCCCGACCTCACCCTGCTGCTGAACGTGCCGCTCGAGATGGCGATGCATCGCATGCAGGCGCGCGGCCCCGTCGATCGCATGGAACAGGAGGATGCCCCGTTCCACGAACGTGTGCGTGATGCGTTCGAGGCCGCGTTGTCGCCTGCCTGGCAGGAAGCCCACCCGGAGATCGGCCCGGTGGTGTCCGTGCCCGCGCATGGTGACATCGACGCCGTCACCGTGCGATGTCTCGAAGCTCTCGTACAGCGTTGGCCCGCGCGTTTCGCCGCCGCGGCCACCGCACTGCTGCATTCGCGCTGA
- a CDS encoding YlbF family regulator encodes MLEDKAKELGRMIGQSDEYKAVKRSSDALNNDREATTLLQQMEKIRQDAQAMDVRGEEPTLEMQQQLEELFQQVQRNSTYQLAISAQDNFDKLMLRVNQWIADGIRVGATSQIILG; translated from the coding sequence ATGCTGGAAGACAAGGCGAAGGAACTCGGCCGCATGATCGGCCAGAGCGACGAATACAAAGCCGTCAAGCGTTCGAGCGACGCGCTCAACAACGATCGCGAAGCCACGACGCTCCTGCAGCAGATGGAGAAGATCCGGCAGGACGCGCAGGCCATGGACGTCCGCGGTGAAGAGCCGACGCTCGAAATGCAGCAACAGTTGGAAGAGCTCTTTCAGCAGGTGCAGCGCAACAGCACCTACCAACTGGCCATCTCGGCGCAGGACAATTTCGACAAGCTCATGTTGCGGGTGAACCAGTGGATCGCCGACGGGATCCGCGTGGGTGCGACCAGCCAGATCATCCTCGGCTGA
- the prmC gene encoding peptide chain release factor N(5)-glutamine methyltransferase, producing the protein MAESLRAVLARVTTSLTQSLTQSLATSQAALAEREETTVSPSQEARWLVSAVLGVTPAALVHRMMEDAVLEDDAVARVDRALARRGAGEPLAYAVGTAAFRELVLAVDRRVLIPRPETEVVVGEALRVTADRPGGIAVDIGTGSGAIALSLACEGRFDRVIATDISSDALDVARANAVRVAAAYPGAAPVAFVAGADLAPFDEAQPENSPLGNAHARVLVSNPPYIAYDEAGALPASVRDWEPPVALFAAEQGMARYQALLSGAPRILEPGGWIVLELDARRARQTAVLAEQSGFEAVQVIADLSGRERVLVARRGS; encoded by the coding sequence GTGGCTGAGTCGTTGCGGGCAGTGCTGGCCCGGGTCACGACATCACTGACGCAGTCACTGACGCAGTCGCTGGCGACCTCGCAGGCCGCACTGGCGGAACGCGAGGAGACCACCGTTTCGCCATCGCAGGAGGCGCGCTGGCTCGTGTCGGCCGTGCTGGGTGTCACGCCGGCGGCGCTCGTTCATCGGATGATGGAGGATGCCGTACTGGAGGACGATGCCGTGGCGCGCGTGGACCGCGCGCTGGCGCGGCGTGGAGCCGGTGAACCGCTGGCGTACGCGGTGGGCACGGCGGCGTTTCGGGAACTCGTGCTGGCGGTGGACCGGCGGGTCCTGATCCCGCGACCGGAGACCGAGGTGGTCGTGGGCGAAGCGCTGCGCGTGACGGCCGACCGCCCCGGCGGCATTGCCGTGGACATCGGAACCGGGTCGGGCGCCATTGCCCTGAGCCTTGCCTGCGAGGGGCGCTTCGATCGGGTCATCGCCACGGATATTTCATCGGACGCGCTGGACGTGGCGCGGGCGAACGCGGTCCGTGTGGCCGCGGCGTATCCGGGGGCGGCGCCGGTGGCGTTCGTGGCCGGCGCCGATCTCGCCCCGTTCGACGAGGCGCAGCCGGAGAATTCACCGCTTGGTAATGCGCACGCCCGTGTGCTCGTCTCCAACCCGCCGTACATTGCGTATGACGAAGCCGGGGCTCTGCCGGCGAGTGTGCGCGACTGGGAACCTCCCGTGGCGCTATTTGCCGCGGAGCAGGGTATGGCGAGATATCAGGCGTTGCTCTCCGGGGCGCCTCGCATCCTCGAACCCGGCGGATGGATCGTGCTCGAACTCGATGCCCGGCGGGCGCGGCAGACCGCGGTCCTCGCGGAGCAGTCCGGATTCGAGGCCGTGCAGGTGATCGCCGATCTGAGTGGTCGCGAGCGGGTGCTCGTCGCCCGTCGCGGATCCTGA
- the prfA gene encoding peptide chain release factor 1: MLNHLHDRMAEALQRATEVEQLLADPETTKDAPRLAELGREHHRLAQVVAKATRLQKAEQELTEARELAGGDDPDFAAEARAEVTRLEEEREGLEKALLPLLIPRDPLDDRPAIVEIRAGTGGDEAGLFAGDLLRMYTRFIERRGWRIEPISWSEGTLGGVKESVFKVAGDGVFGILRWESGVHRVQRVPATESQGRIHTSAATVAVLPEAEEVDMRIDEKDLRIDVFRSSGPGGQSVNTTDSAVRITHIPTGIVVSQQDQKSQLQNKAKAMDVLRARLLDLRLSEQEAERSRMRKSQVSTGDRSAKIRTYNFPQGRVTDHRVGLTLYDIDSVMNGDIGPFLDALALANAEEKLSG, encoded by the coding sequence ATGCTGAATCACCTTCACGACCGAATGGCCGAGGCGCTGCAACGCGCCACCGAAGTGGAGCAGCTCCTCGCCGATCCGGAGACGACGAAGGATGCGCCCCGTCTGGCCGAGCTTGGTCGTGAGCACCACCGCCTCGCCCAGGTCGTCGCCAAGGCGACGCGACTCCAGAAGGCCGAGCAGGAGCTGACCGAAGCCCGCGAACTCGCGGGCGGCGACGATCCCGATTTTGCCGCCGAGGCCCGGGCCGAAGTGACCCGGCTGGAGGAGGAGCGTGAGGGGCTGGAGAAGGCCCTGTTGCCCCTGCTCATTCCGCGGGATCCGCTCGACGACCGTCCGGCCATCGTGGAAATCCGGGCGGGAACGGGCGGGGACGAGGCCGGTCTTTTTGCCGGCGACCTGCTGCGCATGTATACCCGGTTCATCGAACGGCGCGGCTGGCGCATCGAGCCGATCTCCTGGTCGGAGGGGACACTGGGTGGCGTGAAGGAGTCCGTGTTCAAGGTGGCGGGCGACGGCGTCTTCGGCATTCTGCGCTGGGAATCAGGTGTTCATCGGGTACAACGTGTACCGGCCACGGAATCCCAGGGGCGCATCCACACGTCGGCGGCCACGGTGGCCGTGTTGCCGGAAGCCGAGGAGGTGGACATGCGCATCGACGAGAAGGATCTGCGCATCGACGTGTTCCGTTCGTCGGGGCCCGGTGGGCAGAGCGTGAACACCACCGACTCCGCAGTGCGCATCACGCACATTCCCACCGGCATCGTGGTGTCGCAGCAGGATCAGAAGTCACAGTTGCAGAACAAGGCCAAGGCCATGGACGTACTGCGTGCGCGACTGCTCGATCTGCGTCTGTCGGAGCAGGAGGCCGAACGTTCGCGCATGCGCAAGTCGCAGGTCTCCACCGGCGATCGGTCGGCGAAGATCCGCACCTACAACTTCCCGCAGGGGCGGGTGACGGATCATCGGGTCGGGCTCACGCTGTACGACATCGACAGTGTCATGAACGGCGATATCGGTCCGTTCCTCGATGCACTGGCCCTGGCCAACGCGGAAGAGAAGCTGAGTGGCTGA
- a CDS encoding Crp/Fnr family transcriptional regulator gives MTPPTMSVSLERITDFLSTVPLFRELERSAVRGFAEVTREQRFAKGALIVSEGDAGDALYVVRSGEVKVVLVGDDGREVILQVLGVGDHFGELALIDGRPRSAHVVATHASSLLVLRRPEFRRQVEQNPKVAWELMVELSRRLRQADGTIGSLVLLDVPGRVAKVLLEHATPGEPASLVKQLTHQTIAQMIGASRETVSRAMSEFQDQEMIMVQRRVVTIVNRAALEARARPRA, from the coding sequence ATGACGCCCCCCACCATGAGCGTCTCGCTCGAACGCATCACGGATTTCCTCTCCACGGTCCCGCTGTTCCGGGAGCTGGAGCGGTCGGCGGTGCGTGGCTTCGCCGAGGTGACACGTGAGCAGCGCTTTGCAAAAGGTGCGCTCATCGTCTCGGAGGGCGATGCGGGTGACGCCCTGTACGTCGTTCGCTCCGGTGAGGTGAAGGTCGTCCTGGTGGGTGACGACGGTCGCGAGGTGATCCTCCAGGTGCTCGGGGTGGGCGATCACTTCGGTGAACTGGCGCTCATCGACGGGCGTCCGCGCTCCGCCCACGTCGTGGCGACCCATGCTTCCAGCCTGCTGGTGCTGCGCCGTCCCGAATTCCGCCGCCAGGTGGAACAGAATCCCAAGGTGGCCTGGGAGCTGATGGTGGAGCTGTCGCGCCGGCTGCGTCAGGCAGACGGCACTATCGGCAGTCTGGTGCTGCTGGATGTCCCGGGCCGCGTAGCCAAGGTTCTGCTCGAACATGCGACACCGGGCGAACCGGCCTCGCTGGTCAAGCAGCTCACGCATCAGACCATCGCCCAGATGATCGGGGCCAGCCGGGAGACGGTGTCCCGCGCGATGTCGGAGTTCCAGGATCAGGAGATGATCATGGTGCAACGTCGCGTGGTGACCATCGTCAATCGCGCGGCGCTGGAAGCCAGGGCCCGCCCCCGCGCCTGA
- a CDS encoding MBL fold metallo-hydrolase: MPDSASPSSSSAEDGPRARVRFWGTRGTCASPGPRTVRYGGNTPCVEVRANGGPTLVLDAGTGIRALGQHLQSRLKATPVPDMPASNPGPQDQAIHLFLTHRHADHVMGLPHFAPLHSRSRSVHVRCGDGDCPTLTQFVSSLVSPPLFPYVDGLAGQLLVHEWPTGEVSVGTFRVHRFNANHPGGAAIIRVDDATGPIMAYAPDNELALHATQAEHVEWLAGLRDFLNGVPLLVHDAMYRPDELTRHAGWGHSSDMEAVQLAMDCGVQTLALFHHHPDRDDDAIERIVDEARHHLLERKSPLRTLAAWEGLTLSV, translated from the coding sequence ATGCCTGACTCCGCCTCTCCTTCCTCGTCATCGGCCGAAGACGGTCCGCGCGCGCGTGTGCGCTTCTGGGGCACACGCGGCACGTGTGCGTCTCCGGGACCGCGCACCGTCCGGTACGGGGGCAACACGCCCTGCGTGGAAGTGCGGGCCAATGGCGGGCCCACACTCGTGCTCGATGCGGGCACGGGTATCCGTGCCCTGGGACAGCACCTGCAGTCCCGGTTGAAAGCCACGCCGGTGCCGGACATGCCGGCGTCGAATCCCGGTCCACAGGACCAGGCGATCCATCTGTTCCTCACACACCGGCACGCGGACCATGTGATGGGGCTTCCCCACTTCGCGCCGCTGCATTCGCGTTCACGGAGTGTGCACGTGCGCTGCGGGGACGGCGATTGTCCGACGCTCACCCAGTTCGTGTCTTCGCTGGTGAGTCCACCGTTGTTTCCCTATGTGGACGGACTGGCCGGACAACTGCTGGTGCACGAGTGGCCCACGGGTGAGGTGAGCGTGGGGACATTCCGTGTGCATCGGTTCAACGCCAATCATCCCGGTGGTGCGGCCATCATTCGCGTCGACGATGCCACCGGACCGATCATGGCCTATGCGCCGGACAATGAACTGGCCCTGCACGCCACCCAGGCCGAGCATGTGGAATGGCTGGCGGGCCTGCGTGATTTCCTGAATGGCGTTCCGTTGCTCGTGCACGACGCGATGTACCGGCCGGACGAACTCACCCGTCACGCCGGGTGGGGGCATTCATCGGATATGGAAGCGGTGCAACTCGCCATGGACTGCGGCGTGCAGACACTGGCCCTCTTCCATCATCATCCGGATCGTGATGACGATGCGATCGAACGCATCGTGGACGAAGCGCGGCATCATCTGCTCGAACGGAAGTCGCCGCTGCGGACACTGGCCGCCTGGGAAGGGCTGACGCTCTCGGTGTAG
- a CDS encoding hydantoinase B/oxoprolinase family protein, whose protein sequence is MNTSFDAKPDTKFDAGLDGRSGTKFDALELTVFSQGVAMLAEEMGGLLERSSISPNIRERRDASCALFDAEGRMVAQAAHIPVHLGAMPESVAAVRAAGARAGEVFLLNDPAHGGSHLPDLTMVEVIAHPEAPEQIIGYAAVRAHHADVGGMSPGSMPFGATELFQEGLIVPPVRIEVQGVPQADVLRLVLANVRTPGEREGDLRAQRAACAAGTLGWQALHARMGADMLSAAVDALLDYTERRVRARLALLEGAHATAQDVLESDGVSEAPIPVVVAASVAHGTLHLDLTGTSGAVRGNVNAPPAVARAAAVFVLRVLCDDDVPVNDGVARALALVIPDDCVANAKRPSAVAAGNVELSQRLTDVCFAALAAAAESIGVHDLVIPAAGQGTMNNVTLGAPGWSFYETLGGGQGASRRGDGPDAVHVGMSNTRNTPIESLERAYPLRVVEYAVRRGSGGAGTHRGGDGVIRRYQAMVPCTATLLTERRTVAPPGAHGGAPGVTGRNLLNDTVLPAKTRVTMQAGDVLTIETPGGGGWG, encoded by the coding sequence GTGAACACGTCGTTCGATGCAAAGCCAGACACGAAGTTCGATGCGGGACTCGACGGGAGATCCGGCACGAAGTTCGACGCACTCGAACTCACGGTCTTCTCGCAGGGCGTGGCCATGCTCGCCGAGGAGATGGGCGGGCTGCTCGAGCGCAGCAGCATCTCGCCCAATATCCGCGAGCGTCGGGATGCCTCGTGTGCCCTGTTCGATGCGGAAGGGCGTATGGTCGCGCAGGCGGCGCACATTCCGGTGCATCTGGGCGCGATGCCCGAATCGGTGGCGGCGGTACGCGCCGCCGGCGCGCGGGCGGGCGAGGTGTTCCTGCTCAACGATCCGGCGCATGGTGGTTCCCATCTCCCCGACCTCACGATGGTGGAGGTCATCGCGCATCCGGAAGCGCCGGAACAGATCATCGGGTACGCCGCGGTGCGTGCGCATCATGCCGATGTGGGCGGCATGAGTCCGGGCAGCATGCCGTTCGGGGCGACGGAGCTCTTTCAGGAAGGCCTCATCGTGCCGCCGGTACGCATCGAAGTGCAGGGTGTGCCGCAGGCCGATGTGCTGCGTCTGGTGCTGGCCAATGTGCGGACACCGGGCGAACGCGAGGGCGATCTGCGCGCACAACGCGCGGCCTGTGCGGCCGGCACCCTCGGATGGCAGGCACTGCATGCACGCATGGGCGCCGACATGCTCTCCGCCGCGGTCGATGCCCTGCTGGACTACACCGAACGGCGCGTGCGGGCCCGTCTCGCGCTGCTGGAAGGCGCGCACGCCACCGCACAGGATGTGCTGGAGAGTGATGGGGTGAGCGAAGCGCCCATTCCCGTCGTGGTGGCGGCGTCGGTGGCTCATGGCACGCTGCATCTCGACCTCACGGGCACATCGGGGGCGGTGCGCGGCAATGTGAACGCACCACCGGCCGTGGCCCGCGCGGCGGCGGTGTTCGTGCTGCGGGTGCTGTGTGACGACGACGTGCCCGTGAACGACGGCGTGGCGCGCGCGCTGGCGCTCGTCATTCCCGATGACTGCGTGGCGAACGCCAAACGACCGAGTGCCGTGGCGGCGGGCAATGTGGAACTTTCCCAGCGCCTCACCGATGTGTGTTTCGCGGCGCTGGCGGCCGCGGCCGAATCGATCGGGGTACACGATCTGGTGATTCCGGCAGCGGGGCAGGGCACCATGAACAACGTCACCCTCGGCGCACCCGGCTGGAGTTTCTACGAAACGCTGGGCGGAGGACAGGGCGCGAGTCGGCGTGGTGATGGGCCAGATGCCGTGCACGTGGGCATGAGCAATACGCGCAACACCCCCATCGAATCACTCGAACGTGCGTATCCGCTGCGGGTGGTGGAATACGCGGTACGACGTGGTAGCGGTGGCGCCGGAACACATCGTGGCGGCGACGGCGTGATCCGTCGCTATCAGGCCATGGTGCCCTGTACCGCCACACTGCTCACCGAACGGCGCACGGTCGCACCACCGGGCGCCCATGGCGGCGCACCTGGAGTCACAGGACGCAATCTGCTGAACGACACCGTGCTGCCCGCAAAAACACGCGTGACCATGCAGGCAGGAGACGTGCTCACCATCGAGACGCCGGGCGGCGGTGGATGGGGATGA
- a CDS encoding uracil-DNA glycosylase family protein, which yields MTNSSDAGATTPRAQARIRGISVPMLVPETGPVHVLLVGEAPGPRGADKSGYPFFGDGAGQHLYTALVRLGAMSLPDALRSMPWDGGRFAAAGLRPEPHGVALGNALDRCPTDNGMTFRTPTRAELENDLNLARLHADISKLLKRDLRGVVTLGKVATRTIEACLTRYPLLAASLVCRALPHPSAQGLLSMAPNRGKGARLADLQEAWMQQCQQAVLEAGYPAPSAEHAS from the coding sequence GTGACCAATTCGTCCGATGCGGGCGCAACGACTCCGCGGGCCCAGGCGCGTATCCGTGGGATCTCGGTGCCCATGCTGGTGCCGGAAACGGGGCCGGTTCATGTGTTGCTGGTGGGTGAAGCGCCGGGACCGCGCGGGGCCGACAAGAGTGGATATCCCTTCTTCGGCGATGGCGCGGGGCAGCATCTGTACACCGCACTGGTGAGACTTGGCGCCATGTCGCTGCCGGACGCGTTGCGCAGCATGCCATGGGATGGCGGGCGTTTCGCCGCCGCCGGATTGCGTCCGGAACCCCACGGCGTGGCACTGGGCAATGCCCTCGATCGTTGTCCCACCGACAATGGCATGACGTTCCGTACGCCCACCCGCGCCGAACTCGAGAACGATCTCAATCTCGCGCGTCTCCATGCCGACATATCGAAGCTGCTGAAACGCGACCTGCGCGGTGTCGTGACGCTGGGCAAGGTCGCGACGCGCACCATCGAGGCGTGTCTGACGCGCTATCCGCTCCTCGCGGCCAGTCTGGTGTGTCGCGCGTTGCCACATCCCTCGGCGCAGGGACTGCTCTCGATGGCGCCCAACCGCGGCAAGGGCGCGCGGCTGGCCGATCTGCAGGAGGCGTGGATGCAGCAGTGTCAGCAGGCGGTGCTGGAGGCGGGGTATCCCGCGCCATCCGCGGAGCATGCATCGTGA